From Lysobacter auxotrophicus, the proteins below share one genomic window:
- the hmgA gene encoding homogentisate 1,2-dioxygenase: MTITTNGYQSGFGNEFATEAVAGALPVGRNSPQRVAHGLYAEQISGTAFTAPRHANRRSWLYRIRPAAMHGAFEAYTGAPRFHNDFHDAPISPDQLRWSPLPLPAEGVDFVDGLFTMAGNGSPAAQGGVAIHLYAANRDMHGRWFYDADGELLIVPQQGRLHIETELGVLDVEPQEIAVIPRGIRFAVTLPDGQARGYVCENFGAMLRLPDLGPIGSNGLANPRDFLAPHAAFEDVDGDFELVAKFQGHLWRAAIGHSPIDVVAWHGNYAPYKYDLRHFNTIGSISYDHPDPSIFLVLHSPSDTAGTSNMDFVIFPPRWLVAQDTFRPPWFHRNIASEFMGLVHGAYDAKAEGFVPGGASLHNSMTGHGPDAATFEKASAADLSKPDVIRDTMAFMFETRAVIRPTKQALDAAHRQRDYQACWAGLQKHFDAGR, from the coding sequence ATGACCATCACCACCAACGGCTACCAATCCGGTTTCGGCAACGAGTTCGCGACGGAGGCGGTTGCGGGCGCGCTGCCGGTCGGGCGCAACTCGCCGCAGCGGGTCGCGCACGGCCTGTATGCTGAGCAGATTTCCGGCACCGCGTTCACCGCGCCGCGGCATGCGAACCGCCGCAGCTGGCTGTACCGCATCCGTCCGGCGGCGATGCATGGTGCGTTCGAGGCGTACACGGGCGCGCCGCGCTTCCACAACGATTTCCACGACGCGCCGATCTCGCCCGACCAGCTGCGCTGGAGTCCGTTGCCGTTGCCCGCCGAGGGCGTCGATTTCGTGGACGGGCTGTTCACCATGGCCGGCAACGGTTCGCCTGCCGCGCAGGGCGGCGTGGCGATCCACCTGTATGCCGCGAACCGCGACATGCACGGCCGCTGGTTCTACGACGCCGACGGCGAACTGCTGATCGTGCCGCAGCAGGGCCGGCTGCATATCGAAACCGAACTGGGCGTGCTCGACGTCGAGCCGCAGGAGATCGCGGTGATTCCGCGCGGCATCCGTTTTGCGGTGACGCTGCCCGACGGCCAGGCGCGCGGCTACGTCTGCGAGAACTTCGGCGCGATGCTGCGGCTGCCCGACCTCGGGCCGATCGGCAGCAACGGTCTGGCCAATCCGCGCGACTTCCTCGCGCCGCATGCTGCCTTTGAAGACGTCGACGGCGATTTCGAACTGGTCGCCAAATTCCAGGGCCACCTGTGGCGCGCGGCGATCGGCCATTCGCCGATCGACGTGGTCGCCTGGCACGGCAACTACGCGCCGTACAAATACGACCTGCGCCATTTCAACACGATCGGATCGATCAGCTACGACCATCCCGATCCGTCGATCTTCCTCGTGCTGCATTCGCCCAGCGATACCGCCGGCACCAGCAACATGGATTTCGTGATCTTCCCGCCGCGCTGGCTCGTGGCGCAGGACACGTTCCGTCCGCCGTGGTTCCACCGCAACATCGCCAGCGAGTTCATGGGCCTGGTGCATGGTGCGTACGACGCGAAGGCGGAAGGCTTCGTGCCGGGTGGCGCATCGCTGCACAACTCGATGACCGGCCACGGCCCGGATGCGGCGACGTTCGAGAAGGCGAGCGCGGCCGATCTGTCCAAGCCGGACGTGATCCGCGACACGATGGCTTTCATGTTCGAAACGCGCGCCGTGATCCGCCCGACCAAACAGGCCCTCGACGCCGCGCATCGCCAGCGCGATTACCAGGCGTGCTGGGCCGGGCTGCAGAAGCATTTCGACGCGGGGCGCTGA
- a CDS encoding calcium/sodium antiporter: protein MLEAIGWFVLGLVLLALGGDSIVKGASGLAQRLGASPFVAGLVLVAFGTSLPELAVNWQAVARDQPALALGNAVGSNVANVGLTLGAAALVAPLTVRWRALSPLLLVLLLGTLLTMLLGSDGTLTRVEGIGLLVAFVAVVTVAAIRTRRESPELQDAIAAFARTSTDLWVNLIRFAIAAVLLYFGSRMIVRAAPTIGEGIGMAPLLTGLVPVAIGTALPEMAAAISAARKGHGDIVVGHVIGSSLFNVLVVLGGMAVIGGAVAFPASFVMFELPAACVFGLMLYPMLRGDLHISKGEGAGLLIAFLAWVAFELLTMH, encoded by the coding sequence ATGCTCGAGGCGATAGGCTGGTTCGTACTGGGACTGGTGCTGCTTGCACTCGGTGGGGATTCGATCGTGAAGGGCGCTTCGGGGCTCGCGCAGCGCCTGGGCGCATCGCCGTTCGTGGCCGGCCTGGTGCTCGTGGCGTTCGGCACCTCGCTGCCGGAGCTGGCGGTCAACTGGCAGGCCGTCGCGCGGGACCAGCCCGCGCTGGCGCTGGGCAACGCGGTCGGCAGCAACGTCGCCAACGTGGGCCTGACGCTCGGCGCTGCCGCGCTCGTCGCGCCGCTGACGGTGCGATGGCGCGCGCTGTCACCGCTGCTGCTGGTGCTGCTGCTGGGTACGCTGCTGACGATGCTGCTCGGCTCCGACGGCACGCTTACGCGCGTGGAAGGCATCGGTCTGCTGGTCGCGTTCGTCGCGGTGGTGACGGTCGCCGCGATCCGCACGCGTCGCGAATCGCCGGAACTGCAGGACGCCATCGCGGCGTTCGCGCGCACCAGCACCGACCTGTGGGTCAACCTGATCCGCTTCGCCATCGCCGCGGTGCTGCTGTATTTCGGCTCGCGCATGATCGTGCGCGCCGCGCCGACGATCGGCGAAGGCATCGGCATGGCGCCGCTGCTCACCGGCCTGGTCCCGGTCGCCATCGGCACCGCGCTGCCGGAAATGGCCGCCGCGATTTCCGCCGCACGCAAGGGCCACGGCGACATCGTGGTCGGCCACGTCATCGGCTCCAGCCTGTTCAACGTGCTGGTGGTGCTCGGCGGCATGGCGGTGATCGGCGGCGCGGTGGCGTTCCCGGCCTCGTTCGTGATGTTCGAGCTGCCGGCGGCATGCGTGTTCGGCCTGATGCTGTATCCGATGCTGCGCGGCGACCTGCACATCAGCAAGGGCGAAGGCGCGGGGCTGCTGATCGCGTTCCTCGCGTGGGTCGCGTTCGAGCTGCTCACGATGCATTGA
- the nhaA gene encoding Na+/H+ antiporter NhaA: MTQSPNATQRPSPRALRGLAEFFRYEAAGGIVLIAAAVLAMVAANSPLVAYYEGFRELPVQVRVGALDIAKPLLLWINDGLMAVFFLLVALEIKREALTGQLASRSQLVLPLICAAAGVAMPAILFVTLNHHDAQAMRGWAVPTATDIAFALGVLALLGSRVPTGMKLLLSTIAVVDDLIAILIIALFYSHGLSITALVWAAAAIAGMWLLNRRGVMRLAPYLLLGVVLWVCVLKSGVHATLAGVVTGLMIPHGRRTDDAHEAADPLARSHSPLESLEHALHPWVAYAILPLFAFVNAGRVLDGMRLDDLLAPLPMGVVLGLVVGKPIGIVGAAVLLRALGWARFPDGMDLRAMIGLGLMCGIGFTMSLFIASLAYHDTDAYGSAVLGVLLASLVSAVIGWLWLRATLPHTTKVD; this comes from the coding sequence ATGACGCAATCCCCGAACGCTACCCAGCGACCTTCCCCGCGCGCATTGCGCGGCCTGGCCGAGTTCTTCCGTTATGAGGCGGCCGGCGGCATCGTGCTCATCGCCGCCGCGGTGCTGGCGATGGTCGCGGCCAATTCGCCGCTGGTGGCGTACTACGAGGGCTTCCGCGAGCTGCCCGTGCAGGTGCGCGTGGGCGCGCTGGACATCGCCAAGCCGCTGCTGCTGTGGATCAACGACGGCCTGATGGCGGTGTTCTTCCTGCTGGTCGCGCTGGAGATCAAGCGCGAGGCGCTCACCGGGCAGCTCGCCAGCCGTTCGCAACTCGTGCTGCCACTGATATGCGCCGCTGCCGGCGTCGCGATGCCGGCCATCCTGTTCGTCACGTTGAACCACCACGACGCGCAGGCGATGCGCGGCTGGGCCGTGCCGACGGCGACCGACATCGCCTTCGCGCTGGGCGTGCTCGCGCTGTTGGGTTCCCGCGTGCCGACCGGCATGAAGCTGCTGCTGTCGACGATCGCCGTCGTCGACGATCTCATCGCGATCCTGATCATCGCGCTGTTCTATTCGCACGGGCTGTCGATCACCGCGCTGGTGTGGGCCGCGGCCGCCATCGCCGGCATGTGGCTGCTCAATCGCCGCGGCGTGATGCGCCTGGCGCCCTACCTGCTGCTCGGCGTGGTGCTGTGGGTGTGCGTGCTGAAGTCAGGCGTGCACGCGACGCTCGCCGGCGTGGTGACGGGGCTGATGATTCCGCACGGCCGTCGCACGGACGACGCGCACGAGGCGGCCGATCCGCTCGCGCGTTCGCATTCGCCGCTCGAATCGCTCGAACACGCCCTGCATCCGTGGGTCGCCTACGCGATCCTGCCGCTGTTCGCGTTCGTCAACGCCGGGCGCGTGCTCGACGGCATGCGCCTGGACGATCTGCTGGCACCGCTGCCGATGGGCGTCGTGCTGGGCCTGGTCGTCGGCAAGCCGATCGGCATCGTCGGCGCCGCGGTGCTCTTGCGCGCGCTGGGTTGGGCGCGATTCCCCGACGGCATGGACCTGCGCGCGATGATCGGCCTTGGCCTGATGTGCGGCATCGGCTTCACGATGAGCCTGTTCATCGCATCGCTCGCCTACCACGACACCGACGCCTACGGCTCGGCGGTGCTGGGTGTGCTGCTGGCGTCGCTGGTGTCGGCGGTGATCGGCTGGCTGTGGTTGCGCGCCACCTTGCCGCACACGACGAAGGTGGACTGA
- a CDS encoding NAD-dependent epimerase/dehydratase family protein, which produces MRHALVFGATGQIGFPLLGLLRNDGWRVTALSRSEQSDEPGLEWLRGELPTAKGLPARVDAIFSCGPLDGFASWYAKAPIETSRVIAFGSTSVDVKRGSADAAERDVARRLREGEELVFATAAQRGATATLLRPTLIYGAGRDATLTRIAQLASRWGRFPLPRGATGLRQPVHADDLAAAAFACASTAATQGNTYALPGGETLTYRDMVARVLASLTPPPTLIELPSPMFNAALFLAQLTGRATGLGEAAVRRMRSDLTFDIGPAQRDFGYAPRAFRPRAQMFQPRSDES; this is translated from the coding sequence ATGCGGCACGCACTGGTGTTCGGCGCGACCGGACAAATCGGTTTTCCTTTGCTCGGGCTGTTGCGCAACGATGGATGGCGCGTCACGGCGCTGTCGCGTTCGGAGCAATCCGACGAACCCGGCCTGGAGTGGCTGCGCGGCGAACTTCCCACGGCGAAGGGCCTGCCCGCGCGCGTGGATGCCATCTTCAGCTGCGGACCGCTGGACGGCTTTGCGAGCTGGTATGCGAAAGCGCCGATCGAGACGTCGCGCGTGATCGCCTTCGGGTCGACCAGCGTGGACGTGAAGCGCGGTTCGGCCGATGCCGCGGAGCGCGACGTCGCACGCCGCCTGCGCGAGGGCGAGGAGCTCGTGTTCGCAACCGCCGCGCAACGCGGCGCGACGGCGACGCTGCTGCGCCCCACGCTGATCTACGGCGCCGGCCGCGATGCGACGCTCACACGCATCGCGCAGCTCGCGAGCCGGTGGGGGCGCTTTCCGCTGCCGCGTGGCGCGACGGGGCTGCGCCAGCCGGTGCATGCGGACGACCTCGCCGCGGCGGCATTCGCCTGCGCCAGCACGGCCGCGACGCAAGGCAACACGTATGCGCTGCCGGGCGGGGAAACGCTGACGTACCGCGACATGGTCGCGCGCGTGCTCGCGTCGCTGACGCCGCCGCCGACGCTGATCGAATTGCCGTCGCCGATGTTCAATGCGGCGCTGTTCCTCGCGCAGCTCACCGGTCGCGCGACGGGGCTGGGCGAGGCGGCGGTGCGCCGCATGCGCAGCGATCTGACCTTCGACATCGGCCCGGCGCAGCGCGATTTCGGCTACGCGCCGCGCGCGTTCCGGCCGCGCGCGCAGATGTTCCAGCCGCGCAGCGACGAAAGCTGA
- a CDS encoding DMT family transporter: MSPRDLLLVLLVVVAWAVNFLTSALAMREIPPFLFTAMRFALLALPLAWLVKRPAAGQWPRLLAVCLCIGVLHFGLSFTALKLAGDLSSPAIVMQSYVPMTTLLAWWWLGERFAWRTGLAIGISFAGVLVLGLDPTVMDHPLSLVLMLVSAAFLAVGTVLMKGLRGMDVYSQQGWTALFSVLPLLAISAVLEPGAIATLPTWSWVAWAGALYAAFVSSLLGHGLYYVLVQRYPVARVMPWLLLVPVLAMGLGIAFWGDRPGPRLLIGGAMVLGGVLLIALRALSRQRPAPPAEEI, encoded by the coding sequence ATGTCCCCGCGCGATCTCCTGCTGGTCCTTCTCGTCGTCGTGGCCTGGGCGGTGAACTTCCTCACCTCCGCGCTGGCGATGCGCGAGATCCCACCGTTCCTGTTCACGGCGATGCGGTTCGCGCTGCTCGCGTTGCCGCTGGCGTGGCTGGTGAAGCGGCCCGCCGCCGGCCAGTGGCCGCGCCTGCTCGCCGTGTGCCTGTGCATCGGCGTGCTGCATTTCGGGCTGAGCTTCACCGCGCTGAAGCTCGCCGGCGACCTCTCCTCGCCCGCCATCGTGATGCAGAGCTACGTGCCGATGACGACGCTGCTGGCGTGGTGGTGGCTGGGCGAGCGTTTCGCCTGGCGCACGGGCCTGGCGATCGGAATCAGCTTCGCCGGCGTGCTGGTGCTGGGGCTGGACCCGACCGTGATGGACCATCCGCTGTCGCTCGTGCTGATGCTGGTTTCCGCGGCGTTCCTGGCCGTCGGCACCGTGCTGATGAAGGGCCTACGCGGGATGGACGTGTACAGCCAGCAGGGCTGGACGGCGTTGTTCAGCGTGCTGCCGCTGCTGGCGATCAGCGCCGTGCTGGAACCGGGCGCGATCGCGACGCTGCCGACGTGGAGCTGGGTCGCCTGGGCCGGCGCGCTCTACGCGGCCTTCGTTTCCTCGCTGCTCGGCCACGGGCTGTACTACGTGCTCGTGCAGCGCTATCCGGTCGCGCGCGTGATGCCGTGGCTGCTGCTGGTGCCGGTGCTCGCGATGGGGCTGGGGATCGCGTTCTGGGGCGACCGTCCGGGGCCGCGACTGCTCATCGGCGGCGCGATGGTGCTCGGCGGCGTGCTGCTGATCGCGCTACGAGCGCTGAGCCGGCAGCGCCCGGCGCCGCCAGCCGAGGAAATCTGA
- a CDS encoding MBL fold metallo-hydrolase: MATILFEQPGHRCIAFSDLVRGDDGVQANQFLIQHGDRSALLDPGGALLYNPLILAIGEYVAPTDVTWLLCSHQDPDIIGSVDKWLLYTNTTVVCSKLWGRFVPHVVPGYLRNAGSDRYLLLPDEGGHVPMGDSFVRALPAHFMHSVGNFSFYDPVSRILFSGDVGASMVPSRTPYAFVDDFDLHVPRMEGFHRRYMASNRATALWARMVRELAPSMIVPQHGLPMRGGTMARFLDWLERLECGVDLIGPEHYRL, from the coding sequence ATGGCGACGATCCTGTTCGAGCAGCCCGGCCACCGCTGCATCGCCTTCAGCGACCTGGTGCGCGGCGACGACGGCGTGCAGGCGAACCAGTTCCTGATCCAGCATGGTGACAGGAGCGCGCTGCTCGATCCCGGCGGCGCGCTGCTCTACAACCCGCTGATCCTGGCGATCGGCGAGTACGTCGCGCCCACGGATGTCACCTGGCTGCTGTGCTCCCACCAGGATCCGGACATCATCGGTTCGGTCGACAAGTGGCTGCTGTACACCAACACGACGGTGGTCTGCTCGAAGCTGTGGGGCCGTTTCGTGCCGCACGTGGTGCCGGGGTATCTGCGCAATGCCGGCAGCGATCGTTACCTGCTGCTGCCCGACGAAGGCGGCCACGTGCCGATGGGCGACAGCTTCGTGCGCGCGCTGCCGGCGCATTTCATGCACTCGGTGGGGAATTTCAGCTTCTACGATCCGGTGAGCCGGATCCTGTTCTCGGGCGACGTCGGCGCCTCGATGGTGCCCAGCCGCACGCCGTACGCGTTCGTCGACGACTTCGACCTGCACGTGCCGCGAATGGAAGGGTTCCATCGCCGCTACATGGCGTCCAATCGCGCCACGGCGTTGTGGGCGCGGATGGTGCGCGAACTGGCGCCGTCGATGATCGTCCCGCAGCACGGGCTGCCGATGCGCGGCGGGACGATGGCGCGTTTCCTCGACTGGCTCGAACGCCTGGAGTGCGGCGTGGACCTGATCGGGCCGGAGCACTACAGGCTGTGA
- a CDS encoding DUF962 domain-containing protein, with translation MNTAAESSQHATQRPIDRWFAHYSADHRNQTNQRIHVICVPAILWSVIALLWCIPTPASWMNDGFWAGVAMLATVLFYYRASRMLGLGMLAIYVLMGLLTKWIHDTYGTGTLLWLAIGVFVVAWVGQFIGHSARYENKRPSFLTDLTYLLIGPAWVLSKLYRRIGLRY, from the coding sequence ATGAACACCGCCGCCGAGTCTTCGCAGCACGCCACGCAGCGCCCGATCGACCGCTGGTTCGCGCACTACTCCGCCGACCATCGCAACCAGACCAACCAGCGCATCCACGTGATCTGCGTGCCGGCGATCCTGTGGAGCGTGATCGCGCTGTTGTGGTGCATCCCGACGCCCGCGTCGTGGATGAACGACGGCTTCTGGGCAGGCGTGGCGATGCTCGCCACCGTGCTGTTCTACTACCGCGCCTCGCGCATGCTCGGGCTCGGCATGCTTGCGATCTACGTGCTGATGGGCCTGCTGACCAAGTGGATCCACGACACCTACGGCACCGGCACGCTGCTGTGGCTGGCGATCGGTGTGTTCGTGGTGGCGTGGGTCGGCCAGTTCATCGGCCACAGCGCGCGCTACGAGAACAAGCGCCCCAGCTTCCTCACCGACCTCACCTACCTGCTCATCGGCCCCGCGTGGGTGCTGTCGAAGCTGTATCGCCGGATCGGCCTGCGCTACTGA
- a CDS encoding phosphoribosylaminoimidazolesuccinocarboxamide synthase, giving the protein MSTTLLQSDLPGLHLRHRGKVRDVFDLPADRLPAGAGDCLLMVATDRLSAFDVVLPDPIPGKGEMLCQISNFWFGKTDHLIRNHLTGIDVASVLPEGVDASLYGKRAVVTKKLKPVPVECIARGYLIGSGWKDYQRTGRVSGIALPDGLRQAEQLAEPIFTPSTKAAVGVHDENIDFDTAVRTVGADLAEQVRDATLRLYKFARDYAAQRGIILADTKFEFGLDADGRLYVMDEMLTPDSSRYWPADEYQVGTSPPSYDKQFVRDYLETLDWDKTPPGPNLPAEVIDRTRAKYAEALMKLAGISVD; this is encoded by the coding sequence TTGTCCACGACCCTGCTCCAGTCCGACCTGCCCGGCCTCCACCTGCGCCATCGCGGCAAGGTCCGCGACGTCTTCGACCTGCCCGCCGATCGTCTGCCCGCCGGTGCCGGCGACTGCCTGCTGATGGTGGCCACCGATCGCCTCTCGGCCTTCGACGTGGTGCTGCCCGACCCGATTCCCGGCAAGGGCGAGATGCTCTGCCAGATCAGCAATTTCTGGTTCGGCAAGACCGACCACCTCATCCGCAACCACCTCACCGGCATCGACGTCGCCTCCGTGCTGCCGGAAGGCGTGGACGCGTCGCTGTACGGCAAGCGCGCGGTGGTGACGAAGAAACTCAAGCCGGTGCCGGTGGAATGCATCGCGCGCGGCTACCTCATCGGCAGCGGCTGGAAGGACTACCAGCGCACCGGGCGCGTCAGCGGCATCGCGCTGCCGGATGGCCTGCGCCAGGCCGAGCAGCTCGCCGAGCCGATCTTCACGCCCTCGACCAAGGCCGCCGTGGGCGTCCACGACGAGAACATCGACTTCGACACGGCCGTGCGCACGGTCGGCGCGGACCTCGCCGAACAGGTGCGCGACGCGACGCTGCGGCTGTACAAGTTCGCGCGCGACTACGCGGCGCAGCGCGGCATCATCCTGGCGGACACGAAGTTCGAGTTCGGCCTGGATGCCGACGGCCGCCTCTACGTGATGGACGAGATGCTCACGCCGGACTCCTCGCGCTACTGGCCGGCCGACGAGTACCAGGTCGGCACCAGCCCGCCGAGCTACGACAAGCAGTTCGTGCGCGACTACCTGGAAACGCTCGACTGGGACAAGACGCCGCCCGGTCCGAACCTGCCGGCCGAGGTCATCGACCGCACCCGCGCGAAGTACGCCGAGGCGTTGATGAAGCTGGCGGGGATTTCGGTCGATTGA
- a CDS encoding J domain-containing protein has translation MKRWYGKLLGFFAGAALFRTNPLFGALIGLLIGHAFDTDWFKLRRDNPYAALGLTPDATDAEVDQAYRRLMSQYHPDRVAGAAAELREQAEVRAREINQAYDRIKTLRKRR, from the coding sequence ATGAAACGCTGGTACGGCAAGCTGCTGGGCTTCTTCGCGGGTGCCGCACTGTTCCGCACCAACCCGCTGTTCGGCGCCCTCATCGGGCTGCTCATCGGCCATGCCTTCGACACCGACTGGTTCAAGCTGCGCCGGGACAACCCGTATGCCGCGCTGGGCCTGACCCCGGACGCGACCGACGCCGAAGTCGACCAGGCCTATCGCCGGCTGATGTCGCAGTACCACCCCGACCGCGTCGCCGGCGCCGCCGCCGAGCTGCGCGAGCAGGCCGAGGTCCGCGCCCGCGAGATCAACCAGGCCTACGACCGCATCAAGACGCTGCGCAAGCGGCGCTGA
- the rpe gene encoding ribulose-phosphate 3-epimerase, translating into MQSTVIAPSILSANFARLGEEVDNVLKAGADWVHFDVMDNHYVPNLTIGPMVCEALRKHGITAPIDVHLMVEPVDRIVPDFAKAGATLISFHPEASAHVHRTIQLIRSHGCQAGLVLNPATPVDVLEWVLDELDMVLLMSVNPGFGGQSFIPSALEKLRRVRQMIDASGKPIRLEIDGGVKADNIAEIAAAGADTFVAGSAIFNAPDYADVISRMKDAVSKVRG; encoded by the coding sequence ATGCAATCCACCGTCATCGCCCCGTCCATCCTCTCGGCCAACTTCGCCAGGCTCGGCGAGGAAGTCGACAACGTGCTCAAGGCCGGTGCCGACTGGGTGCACTTCGACGTGATGGACAACCACTACGTGCCCAACCTCACCATCGGGCCGATGGTGTGCGAGGCGCTGCGCAAGCACGGCATCACCGCGCCGATCGACGTGCACCTGATGGTGGAACCGGTGGATCGCATCGTTCCCGATTTCGCCAAGGCCGGCGCCACGCTGATCAGCTTCCATCCCGAGGCCAGCGCGCATGTGCACCGCACGATCCAGCTGATCAGGTCGCACGGTTGCCAGGCTGGCCTGGTGCTCAATCCGGCCACGCCGGTCGACGTGCTCGAATGGGTGCTCGATGAGCTCGACATGGTGCTGCTGATGTCGGTCAACCCCGGTTTCGGCGGCCAGAGTTTCATTCCGTCCGCGCTGGAAAAACTGCGTCGCGTGCGACAGATGATCGATGCGAGCGGCAAGCCGATCCGCCTGGAAATCGACGGTGGCGTGAAGGCCGACAACATCGCCGAGATCGCCGCCGCCGGTGCCGACACCTTCGTCGCGGGCTCGGCCATCTTCAATGCGCCCGATTACGCGGACGTCATCTCGCGCATGAAGGACGCGGTGTCGAAGGTGCGCGGATGA
- the rraA gene encoding ribonuclease E activity regulator RraA, whose protein sequence is MKTCDLCDLHDAQVRVLELPLQDFGGRIAFNGMVSTVRAIEDNSRVREAVEEPGQGRVLVIDGGGSMRRAMIGDLLAAKAAENGWAGVLVFGAIRDSDAIATIALGVKALGTCPRKTDKLGAGERDVEVEFGGVRIRPGDWLCADEDGVVLADTDLR, encoded by the coding sequence ATGAAAACCTGCGACCTGTGCGATCTCCACGACGCGCAGGTGCGCGTGCTCGAGCTGCCGCTGCAGGATTTCGGCGGCCGCATCGCGTTCAACGGGATGGTCAGCACGGTGCGCGCCATCGAGGACAACTCGCGCGTGCGCGAGGCGGTCGAAGAACCGGGGCAGGGCCGCGTGCTGGTGATCGACGGCGGTGGTTCGATGCGCCGCGCGATGATCGGCGACCTCCTTGCCGCGAAGGCCGCGGAAAACGGCTGGGCCGGCGTGCTCGTGTTCGGTGCGATCCGCGACAGCGACGCGATCGCGACCATCGCGCTGGGCGTGAAGGCGCTGGGCACCTGCCCGCGCAAGACCGACAAGCTCGGTGCGGGCGAGCGCGATGTCGAAGTGGAATTCGGCGGCGTGCGCATCCGCCCGGGCGACTGGCTGTGCGCGGACGAGGACGGCGTCGTCCTCGCCGACACGGACCTGCGCTGA
- the yegS gene encoding lipid kinase YegS gives MATHWRLILNGKSAGNDEVRDAVEAMRAGGVTLDVRVTWERGDALRYVDEAIDDGVRCVIAAGGDGTLGEVAAALSERHEEADALPALAAMPLGTANDFATAATIPTYPREALQLIADSKAHAIDMLRVEADGERHWCVNLASGGFGTEVTVETDDGLKKLLGGLAYLVTGIARMGRIEPITAHIHGEGFDWRGALIALGIGNGRQAGGGQILCPDARIDDGLLDLTVIPELEGELGTTVATLMREGRGAALERVGERGRMRAVTVESDEPMALNLDGEPVQASRFAIACVPARLRMHLPEHCPLLAPARLALR, from the coding sequence ATGGCGACGCACTGGCGCCTGATCCTCAACGGAAAATCCGCCGGAAACGACGAGGTGCGCGACGCCGTCGAGGCGATGCGCGCCGGCGGCGTCACGCTGGACGTGCGTGTCACCTGGGAACGCGGCGACGCCTTGCGTTACGTCGACGAGGCGATCGATGACGGCGTGCGATGCGTGATCGCCGCCGGCGGCGACGGCACGCTGGGCGAAGTCGCCGCGGCGCTTTCCGAGCGCCACGAGGAGGCCGACGCATTGCCTGCGCTCGCGGCGATGCCGCTGGGCACGGCGAACGATTTCGCCACCGCGGCGACGATCCCGACCTATCCGCGCGAAGCGTTGCAGCTGATCGCCGATTCCAAAGCGCACGCCATCGACATGCTGCGTGTGGAAGCCGACGGCGAGCGCCACTGGTGCGTCAATCTCGCCAGTGGCGGTTTCGGCACGGAAGTGACGGTGGAAACCGACGACGGCCTCAAGAAACTCCTGGGCGGGCTCGCCTACCTGGTGACCGGCATCGCGCGGATGGGGCGCATCGAACCCATTACCGCGCACATCCACGGCGAAGGCTTCGACTGGCGCGGCGCGCTCATCGCGCTGGGCATCGGCAACGGACGGCAGGCGGGCGGCGGGCAGATCCTGTGCCCGGATGCGCGCATCGACGATGGCCTGCTCGATCTCACCGTGATTCCCGAACTCGAAGGCGAGCTGGGCACGACCGTCGCCACGCTGATGCGCGAAGGACGCGGCGCCGCGCTCGAACGCGTCGGCGAACGCGGCCGCATGCGCGCGGTCACGGTCGAGTCCGACGAGCCGATGGCGTTGAACCTCGATGGCGAGCCGGTGCAGGCGAGTCGTTTCGCCATTGCCTGCGTGCCGGCGCGGCTGCGCATGCACCTGCCCGAACACTGTCCGCTGCTGGCGCCGGCTCGCCTCGCGCTGCGCTGA